CTGTTCTGTTAATTGTACTGCGAATTTGCCCGTAGGAGTAAGGATCCAGTAGACGCTACCAGAAGAAAAGCAAAGCTTGAGTCAAATACAATTATAATTAGTggaaaaatcttagagagaacttgaaaattcttcaaaattaaaCTCACGAGTCAATTACAATTATAATGaaaaatttcttctaaaattcAACTTCTTTCAATGGAATTGATATGAAGAAGAGAGTCAATGATAATTTTCTCATTTGTAAAGTAAATGACATTGCTCCGCTAACTACCATAACTTTTACCATATACGAAAACAAGACACAGGTAGTtctcttaaaataaatttttagataaatcttttcttaattttttattactATCCCACGCTCCCATAACCCATATTTGAAATTATAATTTcatcaaaattattattattattattatttggtgaTAAAGGTGGAACTAAATCCAAAAGAAAACAagtaactttatatggtaaagtaataagaatacctgtcacaacatctcTGACAGCCTCAGCATCTTCTGACGTcagtgcataaaccctcgctagAGTTGTGTTTCTCTGCTGGCTCCCTCGTGGCGCCTAGTAACCTCCCCGGAATGGTCTGTGAGCTAGCGCATGGGTCGGCGGTCCCTGACATAATCGTGTCATATGACCAAGTCTTCTACACCGGTAACAGACGTTCTCTCCCAAACGGCATTCTCTTGTATGTCTTCAGCCACACCTAGGGCAGGTGGGATAAATCTACTTGCCTTGAAAACCACGGTGTCCCGTCATCTACCTCTGGCCACCACTGTACCGGTCTCTTCTCCATGAGCCCCGACTGAAACTTGTCTGAAAACccggaggcgtgggcctcttcctctagctctacGTCTCAGCATCCCTCGGTAAACTCTCCTCTACTACTGTGGCCTTATCCACCTATTCAGAGAAATCCTGCATCCTTAATACTACCACTTGTCTAAAAATTTCCTacttcaagcccctctcaaataTTCTTGCCTTCTTAGGCTCATCTAATACTATTTAAGGGGGAAAACATGACAACTCTATGAATTTCGCCGTATACTACTGAATCGTGAGATTTCCCTGAgtcaaattcataaattctaCCACCTTAACCTCTCTGACAGTGgcgggaaaatatctatcgaaaaatgCCTCCTTGAATCGACCCCACGTCATAGCCACTAGTATGGATCTCTGCTCCTCAAATAATTTTGTAGCAacccaccatctctcgacctcgcCTATGAACTTGTATgtagcatagaggaccctctgctcattaATGCAATGGAGCACCGTTAATaccttctcaatctcctgcatccagttctcggcAATTGTAGGATCAGCTCCTCTTGAAAacgctggagggttcatcttcgtgaacttttcTAT
This window of the Malania oleifera isolate guangnan ecotype guangnan chromosome 6, ASM2987363v1, whole genome shotgun sequence genome carries:
- the LOC131158495 gene encoding uncharacterized protein LOC131158495, whose translation is MDPGGSSTHASGDDGTGPSSMGGGDSDVILCSIAQQVNTEIAQSSREQGGPSARQGCMIEKFTKMNPPAFSRGADPTIAENWMQEIEKVLTVLHCINEQRVLYATYKFIGEVERWWVATKLFEEQRSILVAMTWGRFKEAFFDRYFPATVREVKVVEFMNLTQGNLTIQ